The genomic window TTCCGGCGCACCCGCTCGCCGATCTCCGCGGGCCACGGCAACCCCGAGGTGATGTCGTAGGCGCGGGTGAAGACGGTGTCGTCGCCGTCGCTCTCCACGATGAGGCGCTTGTGGACGTCGTGCACCTCGACCGCCTCCGGCGTGGCCAGGAAGGCGGTGCCGACCCACGCCCCCTCGGCGCCGGCCATGAGGGCAGCGGCGAGGGTCCGGCCGTCGGCGATGCCGCCGGCAGCGAGCACGGGGACCTCGGGGTGGCGCTCGACGACCCCGGCCAGCAACGGCAGGAGGCTCATCGAGCCGGTGTGGCCTCCGGCCTCGGTGCCCTGGGCGACGATGACGTCGGCACCGGCGTCGACGGCCATGGCAGCACCGTCGAAGGTCTGGACCTGGCACATCACCTTGGCCCCGGCCTCCCTGGCCCGAGCGGCCCACGGCCCAGGGTCGGCGAAGGACAGGGCGACCACCGGTGGGTGCTCGGCCAAGGTGGCGTCGAAGAGCGCCTCGGCGAAGGAGAGGAAGGGCGTGATGAAGCCCACTGCGAACGGCCCATCGGTGGCCGCGCGGATGGCGGCGATCTCGGCGACGACCCACTCGGGTCCCTTGGTCGGGTGCATGGCCCCGAAGGAGCCCAACCCGCCCGCTGCCGTCACCGCGGCGGCCAGCGTCCCGCCGCTGTGCACGGCCATGGGCGCCGACATGACCGGATGGGCCAGTCCGAACATCTCGGTGAAGCGCGTCTTCATCATCAGACCCTCCTCAGGATCGACCCGATCCCAGCGGCCACAGCCTCGCGCCGACGCCGCGTCATCGACCAAGGTCGGTGACCGCGCAGCCCGAGGACGCTCGGGCCAGACTCGTGCCATGGCCCGAAAGATCGCCCAGAACCGCACCGTCGACCGGCAGGAGCTCCTCGAGTTCCTCGAGCCTCGCCGGAAGCTGATCCTCTCCACCACCCGCTCCGACGGATCGCCGCAGCTCTCCCCTGTCTCCGGTGGCGTCGACGCCGAGGGGCGCATCGTCATCTCCACCTATCCGAAGCGAGCCAAGGCGGCCAACCTCCGCAAGCGGCCCGCCGCCTCGGTCTGCGTCGTCTCCGACGAGTGGAACGGGCCGTGGGTGCAGGTCGACGGCACCGCCGAGGTGCTGGACCTGCCGGAGGCGCTCGAGCCGCTGGTCGAGTACTACCGCCGTCTCGCGGGCGAGCACCCCGACTGGGACGAATACCGCCAGGCCATGGTCGACCAGGGCAAGTGCCTCATCCGCATCACCATCGACCGCTGGGGCCCCATCGCCACCGGCGGCTTCCCGCCCGAGCTGGCCGACGAGTGATCGCCGGCGCGCCGACGACCCCGGCAGGTCACACTGAGGTGATGGACGCCCACCAGGCCATCGTCACCAAGCGCGACACCCGCAGCTACCTGCCCGAGCCGGTGCCCGAGGAGCAGCTCGAGAAGGTGCTGCGATCCGCCCGCATGGCGGGCAGCGCCAAGAACATGCAGCTCACCCGCCTGGTGGTGGTCACCGACCAGGCCGACCGCGACGGCCTGGCCGAGTGCGGCGACTTCACCTCGTGGATCGGCTCGGCCCCGGTGGTGATCGTCTTCGTGGTCCCGGCCGAGACGGGGCGGATGTTCGACGTGGGCCGCATGGCCCAGAACCTCATGGTGGCGGCCAACGCCGAGGGCCTGGCCACCTGCCCGGTCACCTTCCAGCACCAGGGCCGCATCCGCGCCCTCCTCGGAATCCCCGACGATCACGAGGGGACGATGGGCGTCACGTTGGGCCGGCCCGGCCCCCCGTCGGACAGCCCGCTGAAGAGCAAGCGGGTCGAGCTCGACGACCTCGTGCACCGGGGGCGCTGGCAGGGCTGAGCAGCTCGCGGTGGCCCCTTACCTCCGCAGGCCGAGGTAGACGGTGCGAACGGCCAGCGAACGGCGCACGTCGTCGACCACCACGTCGAAGAACTCCTGGCGGTAGGTGGCGTCGGTGATGGCGTAGACGGCGAAGTACAGCGCCGAGAACGAACCGAGGAACACCGACACCCGCACCAGCTGCACGCTCGGCACCACTGCCCTGCCCCAGAGCTGCCAGGTCACCAGCGCGTCGCCGGGGCTGCCGGTCCAGTGCTCGACGATGGCGGGGGTGATGGTGAGGAGACCGAAGACCATGAAGAACGCTGCGATGGTCAGCCCCACCAGCACCACCTGGAGGCCCTGGCTGAACAGCATCACCAGCACCACGTTGGCCCGCTGGCGACCCGACAGCGGGGCGGCCTCCACCGGCGCCACCCGGTCGCACCAGCCGTCGAGGGGCGATCCCTCGCAGAGGGAAGCGACGTCGTCGGAGGAGGAGAACGCCGACAGGCGCCGGATCTCACTCGGGAGCCGGGCCAGGATGAAGGCGGTGCCGACGAGGGTGAACAGACCCACGGCCAGGGCGAGGAAGCCGCCCTCGAGCACGGCCGCCACCTGCCACACCTCGGCGTTGATGAAGAGGAAGGTCATGAACAGCAGCAGCAGCGGCAGGGCGCGTGCCAAGAGGCCGGCCACCGCCCCCAGCTCGCGAGCCGTCTTCACCAGTGCCCAGCGGGTCAGCGGCAACAGGGCGTAGCTGGTGACGGCGTAGATGGCGCCGAGCAGGAGGAGGTTGGTCATCGCCACGGCAACGGCGGCCCCGGCCTGGGCGCCGAAGAGGACGTGGAGGGCGGCGGGAGCCACGACGAACACGGTCAGCTCCACCGGCCCCACCGACTCGGGCCGGGCCAGGGCGGGGCGCCCGCGCAGCCGGTTGACCGCGGCCCAGGTCCCGAGGAGCAGGCCGACACCTGCCAACAGCACCACCGCGTTGACCGCCGGGTGCCAATCGGTGTTGACGGCGGCGAGCACCTCCACCAGGAAGATCACCGTCAGCACCGGCGCCGCCCTGGTGAAGACGTCACGCGCTGCGCTGTAGTCCTCGATGAAGTGCGGGGTGCCGCGCGAGATGAACCACTGCTCGGTGCGCGCCAGCAGCTCCTCGGTCGGCCGGTCCACCGGCACAGTGTGGTGCCCGCCGCGTCGACCGACGGGCATGCTCGGCACCCCGCCGACGCCGCCGCTCATAGGATCCGACCGTCGGTGCCGAGTGGTGCCGACGATACGAGGAGGACCGATGGGCGAGCTCGACGGCAGGGTGGCGATCGTGACGGGGTCGTCGAGCGGGATCGGCGAGGCCACCGCCCACCGCCTCGCCGGACTCGGCGCCAACGTGGTGGTCAACTCGGCGACGTCGGTCGAGGCCGGCACCGCGGTGGCCGAGTCGCTGCCCACCGAGTCGACTTACGTCCAGGCCGACATCAGCGACCAGGCCCAGGGCCACGCCCTCGTCGACGCCACCATCGAGCGCTTCGGGCGCC from Acidimicrobiales bacterium includes these protein-coding regions:
- a CDS encoding nitronate monooxygenase; the protein is MKTRFTEMFGLAHPVMSAPMAVHSGGTLAAAVTAAGGLGSFGAMHPTKGPEWVVAEIAAIRAATDGPFAVGFITPFLSFAEALFDATLAEHPPVVALSFADPGPWAARAREAGAKVMCQVQTFDGAAMAVDAGADVIVAQGTEAGGHTGSMSLLPLLAGVVERHPEVPVLAAGGIADGRTLAAALMAGAEGAWVGTAFLATPEAVEVHDVHKRLIVESDGDDTVFTRAYDITSGLPWPAEIGERVRR
- a CDS encoding PPOX class F420-dependent oxidoreductase, whose amino-acid sequence is MARKIAQNRTVDRQELLEFLEPRRKLILSTTRSDGSPQLSPVSGGVDAEGRIVISTYPKRAKAANLRKRPAASVCVVSDEWNGPWVQVDGTAEVLDLPEALEPLVEYYRRLAGEHPDWDEYRQAMVDQGKCLIRITIDRWGPIATGGFPPELADE
- a CDS encoding nitroreductase is translated as MDAHQAIVTKRDTRSYLPEPVPEEQLEKVLRSARMAGSAKNMQLTRLVVVTDQADRDGLAECGDFTSWIGSAPVVIVFVVPAETGRMFDVGRMAQNLMVAANAEGLATCPVTFQHQGRIRALLGIPDDHEGTMGVTLGRPGPPSDSPLKSKRVELDDLVHRGRWQG